From the Triticum urartu cultivar G1812 chromosome 4, Tu2.1, whole genome shotgun sequence genome, the window GTTGCTCCCAAGCCGTTCTCGACCATTCAGTCCATACAAGCAAGATGCACGTGCATTGCACGAaccatcaagatgcatttttttttataaaacacctgttgtgattgacccatgcgggagtaatcccatgtgtaaaaactaatgatatctcgagaaagatgagacataaggtgaggaggagtggggcgtggtggtgattggtgatcagactgagcggaggcatggggatggacgacgccggcagtgcccaccatgccagattattctAGAGGCTTCCTTTTTTTAATttctcaacaatgaggttgtgggagataaggataaacgagggaaggccttatctgcaaatgtggagagagATGCGGATAtcttttttgcaaaattgccatagtttgctttctatccgtcagatatagatcggacggtctatatttaTATATATTTGTTACTAGTTGATGTTCATATGAGTAGGGCGTTTCGGTGCCCAGGCTCATCTGTACCTGGTTAGAAAAATATTCataaaaaatcaaaacaaattctaaaaattctaaaaaaaagtATGAATAGTATATTTTTACGGACCCtcaatttgtcttttttgctgagagctcCTCAGATATCCAAATGATTTGAAAATCGGAGCGGACCTCACGCATAAAATTGTCTACCGCACAAAAAAAATtggatttttttttaatttttctagtatttgttttaaaaaaaattcgTTAGCACGGATGCAGATGAGCTCAGGTACAGAGATGGATTTTTGATGTTCACATGAACAATTGAGTTGTGTGTGTGACTATGGAAAAAGCACAAAGGCGCGTATGTACGTCGACGCACTTCAACATAACCTAGCGTACCCTCCTCCCCATGACCAAGACCTTCATTGTGAGGATGAAATTCAAGGCCTCAGTCTAGCCACTGCCAGGATGCAACAGCGCCTTGGTAACTCAGTTTCGTCAGCACGTAACAAGAAAGTGAAGGTGAGCGAGAAAACTCAGTGCCGATCGACGGAAACACGATCGATCAATATCGTCCACCACCACCATTGTACGTACGAGTAGCCCACATGATGACCGATTAATTGCGCTGTAGTACGTGTGATGATTACAGGAAGCATACAGCCAGGGGCGTTCGTACATTCTACGTACTGTACGTGAGTGTGAAATACTTGGAGTCCGACTGGGGCCAACTGTGCATCACTGTGCGTATCTGTATCTATGTCGAAGGGGTCACGAAGAATGAGACGTGGGCGTTGTAGGGGAGGTCGGCCCTCACCGTACCAGGTCGTGATCCAGTCCTCCCTGCCCCTCCAATCCTTCCTGACTATCAAAATGTGAAACGGCATCACGTCGTCGGCCGACTAGAACCCCTGCCCCCGGTCTTTGCGGACTGGAATACGGTCAGATCCACCATCACCGCCGCCACCACCCTGCCCTTGTAGCCATGGCGACACGACAACCACCAATAGGCACATGGGCCGCCGCCTAAGAGTCCGGGCTCCACTAAGCCGCTCCCCAGCCGGAGGGCACCTCGCAACAAGGAGACGAGCTGAGCCAACCGTCGTCGTCAGCCTGCCTAGCTTAGCTTGGTGGCTTCTCCGACGACGGCGAGATAGGAAGGAGGAGATGGGACGGGGTGGCCGTAGCTAGGGTTGCTCCCAAGCCGTTCTCGACCATTCAACCCTTTTTTTTAAACACGGTCCCTTAGGATTCGATTCATTAAAAAAGGTAAAATAGATGTCCGGTTAATTATAAAAAGCCGGGCAAAAACCGTCACAACACGTCCACAAAGATCATCCGGCCGACTTGGCACCAACAAGACCACACACATTGCCGAGAAGAGAACACCGTTAAGGCTGCATGCATAGCCCATATATTGTTACTAGTTGGTGTTCACATGAACTATTGAGTTCAGGGGCGAATCTACTAGGGGGTTTTAACAGGctcaagccccccccccccccccccctccaatGCTGTAAAATTTGTATTTAGTACTAGTTTTAAGGCCCAATCCAGCTACTTGCAGACTCAATCCAACACATATTTGCCTGACCCGGGCAGCCCAGCATCCCCTCCATTATTTTCTAGATTCGCCACTGATTGAGTTGTGTGTATGACTATGATGTGACTATGGAAAACCAAAAATGCTAGACCTAGAAAAGTCTTACGAAAACCTATGTAACTTTTCATCCCTAACCAATAAATCCCCCCGATTTCAACTGATGGGGCCCCCTTCCCTAATTTCATCCAATCAAACGATGCCGCTTAATTATTTACGTTAATTACAATAAGATCTGCTACGCAGGTGTAGCATTGCTCATGGAAAGCACAAAGGCGCGCGCGTATGTACGTCGATGCACTTCAACATAACCTAGCGTACCCGGCCTCGTCCCCATGACCAAGCTAGACCTTCATTGTGAGGATGAAATCCAAGGCCTCAGTCTAGCCACTGCTAGGATGCAACAGCGCCTTGGCAACTCAGTTTCGTCAGCACGTAACAAGAAAGTGAAGGTGAGCGAGAAAACTCAGTGCCGATCGACGGAAACACGATCGATCGATATCGTCCACCACCACCATTGTACGCACGTACGAGCAGCCCACATGATGACCGATTAATTGCGCTGTACGTGTGATGATTATAGGAAGCATGCAGCCAGGGGCGTTCGTACATTCTACGTACTGTACGTGAGTGTGAAGTACCTGGAGTCCGACTGGGGTCAGCGGTGCAACTGTTGGACGCGTACCGCCCGGCCGACTGGTTGAGCCGTCCGTGAGGTCACCCGGCACGtcatgcgtgcgtgcgtgcgtgcatgcatgCGTCCACGTTAGCAAATTACTACTAGTGCTCCGGACGAGCCGATCCATCCATCCATGAAAAAGCAGCAGGCGCGCGCACGAGGATAGGCCAGCCGGGAAGCGACCTGCCCGCCAGACGGATTGGCTTCGGCGCtcgcggcgacggcgacggcgggccGGCGGGCGATGGACGGGGCCCGGCCCTGTCGCATCGCGCGGCGCCGGTGGTACGCGCGGCGCCTCCAGCCGGGGCGATGGGTGCCCTGGGGGATACGGCGTCGTGAGGGGGGACATGTGCGGAGGGTGGCAGCCCGGGCGCGCCCAGCCACACCCCCACTTTCCCGCGCCATCAATGCGCGGCCGCTGCGCTGGCGCGCCTCCGCCCCTCCGTTGCCTCCGCCCGCTCCCGCACGTCGCCCTCCTCCCTCCCCGCCTCCGTCCCCATCGTCCCGCCGAGCATGCAGCTCAGCCCGGGCTTGCCCTGCCGTATGTATATATCGCCTCTCACGGCTTCTGTAAAAGCTACAGTTATACCGACCTGTCTGTCTGTCCGTCTAGTGTACACAACACACACACGTCCTCTACTCTGCCTGTACGTTGGTACGTAGCTAGTATAGTACGAGCCGGCGATCGAGGTTGGCCGGGCGATGGACTCGATCATGGAGCGCCCGATGGTGGACGGCAACGGCGGGGCGATCGGGCGGAGCAAGTCGGACCAGCTGCCGCCGGCGCCGGCGTCGGCGTCCACGGCGCAGTCGCTCAGCCGGACGGCGTCGGCGGAGACGGTGCTGAGCACGGCCGACGTGGCCAGCCTGTCGCGCAAGTCCAGCTTCGGGAAGCGCTCCGCGTCGGGCGGCAGCGGCGCCGGCGGGAACAGCCATGGCCACGGGCGCAGCCACATCCGCAAGTCCCGGAGCGCGCAGCTGAAGCTGGACATGGAGGACCTCGTCAGCAGCGGCGCCGCGCTCAGCCGCGCCTCCAGCGCCAGCCTCGGCTTCTCCTTCACCTTCACCGGCTTCACCCCGCCGCCCCAGGACATGATGTCCTCCGCCGAGCTCGCGCCCTTCAGCGACGACGACGTCGACCTCGAGGCCGCCGGCGCCACGCGCCGCAAGAGCCTCATGGCAGAGCCCACCCTGCCCATATACCTCAAGGTACGTACTCCACTTGCTAGCTAGTGTACTAAAGCAGAGCAAAAACAAACACATACAACTGACTCCTAAACCGAGTGCGCCGGGGCGGCCATTGCCATGCATGCACGCAGTTCGCGGAGGTGAAGTACAGGGTGGCGGTGAAGGGGACGCCGAGGGAGATACTGAGCGGGATATCGGGGTCGGCGAGCCCCGGCGAGGTGCTGGCGATGATGGGCCCGTCCGGCAGCGGCAAGACCACGCTGCTCAGCATGCTCGGCGGCAgggccaccgccgccgacggctgCATCTCCTACAACGACGAGCCCTTCGGCAAGTCCCTCAAGCGCAGGTAACTTCACATATACCTAGCTCTATCTACCCAGCAGTTAACCCTAGCAAAGCTAGCCATAGCCAGAGTAGAGCATGATTAGTTTACCTCCCATTAATTAGGCCCTGCGACGAATAATTTCTCAATAATCAAATCGTGTCGCGTGGCCTAACACCATCGGTGCATGGGAGGTGCATGAGGTACGTGTAGCCCATGCTACAGGTGCGTCACGTACGTGTAGCCCATGCATGGCCGTTGCCTGTCAGAAGTGTCCATCGGCTAATAAAGGAGCCTTAGCTAGGCACGACTCACGGTTATCCTGCTGCTAATCTGTCCTGGTCGATCTCGTGGCTCTTGTTCTTCCCTCGCTTGCCGGCAAGATAAAAGGTGGCCTCCAGCTGCCTTGTCTAATTAAGCGAGGACTCTTTTTTCTTTTGAGATAGAGGCTGCAAGTAGCTTGACCTGTCAGTCTATCATTGCATTATTTTTCTAAGTAGTTAGGTTGTCGttacgtactccctccgttcttcGCGTATAAAATTTGATCGAAGTCAAACTacataaagtttgaccaaatttatataaaaaaatataaacatcTACAATACTATTTCATGTTGTGAATATTGATATTGTTTAATATAAAAttggtcaaactttataaagcttaactttgaccaaaccttatatgcaaactaaaaagaaatggagggagtactgtCTGTGTGTCTGTGCCTGTCTGTGTGACTAGAGTGACAGTTttttttcatcttgaaaaaaaaAGTGACGAGTCCTTTCCTTTTTTTGAGTTGACGAGTTATTTCCTTATGAGCTTATTTTTGGTGCAGTTTTTTAGGGTTCTTTTTCGGTAAATAGCTAGGTTTTTTATAACATTTTTTAAATGGGTTCTCAAAAAACATTTTTAAATTGTAAATGGTGTTTTAGACATTTTATTTGAGCAAATGGTTGTTTTAGACAAACATGGTAAATAGTGCCAGTGATGGCAACTTGGCAAGTAAGGGTATGGGCCCCTATGACTGGGCCTTATTTGGGCCAGGCGACGCGCGAGCAAGTGCAACACAAAACGGCGGTCGCCTCTGGCCTGCTCGGCGAGCCGGCGAGTCTTCTCAAACTCCGGCGACTCTGTAGGCATCTCTCCGGCATCAGGACATTCGCCGTCGCCTTCACCTAGTGGTCCCGATCCTTCGTCTCCTCGTGTTCCCTTCACCATCGTGTCATGACCCTGTTGGAAAGTTTGGTTGCCACCACTAGCCGGGTCCTCTCTCCTCTACGGCTAACGGCTCTACCCATCACCACAAATGCCAAGACGACCGACGACGATCTCCTGGGCGTCCGCTCATCATGGCCTAACCGGTGGGTCAGGACTGTGCTTCATTCGGTCACGGAAGTGAGTTAGAACAAGTACCTGCTTCTTGGTCGAGCAGTGCGCGGCGAACCCACCTGCCTACAATCTGTTCGGCATAATTCCTGACCCAGGTCAGTGCTCCATAGTCCTCCTGGTTTCTGGTTATCGACTGAAACCAACTACAGTATATTGCTTGTCGTCAGTGCATGCACTGTTTGTTTGAGGATTAGGATTATGAAGCTAGAAGTAGGCTTGGATGTCCTCGAGTTGCGATGCCAATGCTATGCTGACATATAGCTGGAATTATACTTGGCTTGCAGGATTGGATTTGTGACTCAAGATGATGTTCTCTTTACTCATCTTACTGTGAAGGAGACACTAACATACGCAGCATTACTTCGTCTCCCAAGAACAATGACAAGGGAGCAAAAGAAAGAACGGGCAATGGACATCATATATGAACTGGGACTCGAGAGGTATATCATATATTTTCTTTGATTTATAAGAATATCTATTTTGACATATAGCGAGGTAGTTTAGTTAATCGTGTGAGCATGTTTGAAGGTGCCAGGACACAATGATTGGAGGATCTTTTGTGCGTGGGGTTTCAGGGGGTGAAAGAAAAAGAGTTTGCATCGGAAATGAGATTATAATCAATCCATCTTTGCTTTTCCTTGATGAGCCGACATCCGGGTTGGATTCAACTACAGCACTTAGGATAGTTCAACTTCTACATGACATTGCTGAGGTAACATGAAAGTAATTACACATTAGCTGCCCCTACAGTTCAGTTGAACTTTAATTATGTTTTACTTGATGCAGACTGGGAAGACAGTGATCACCACGATCCATCAACCATCCAGCAGGCTGTTTCATAAGTTTGACAAGCTTATCCTCCTGGGCAGGGGAAGTTTGCTCTACTTTGGGAAGACAGCTGAAGCCATGCCCTACTTTTCATCCATTGGATGCAACCCGCTCATCGCAATGAACCCAGCAGAGTTTCTACTGGATCTTGCTAATGGCAACACTAACGATGTGTCTGTTCCTTCCGAATTAGATGACAAGGTGCACATGGAAAATCAGAATCTGCAGGATACTAATTCCAAGATTAACTTAAGGCCTTCAGCACAAGATGTTCATGAGGTGAAGACATGAAAGCAATATGCTGGTGTTGTGACTTGTGAGTACACAAACTGTTTTAGATCTGTACGAATAATTTGTATGTGATTTCATGCAGTATCTTGTTGACGCCTATGAGCATCGAGTGGCATATAAGGAGAAGAAGAAGCTTCTAGCACCACTTCCGATCAGTGATGATATGAAGGCAACAATAACATCTTCGAAACGAGAGTGGGGCACAAACTGGTGCCAGCAATATTCCATCCTCTTCTGTAGAGGTCTCAAGGAAAGACGGCATGATTATTTGAGCTGGATGAGAATCACCCAGGTCATAGCTACATCAGTTATCTTAGGTTTGCTCTGGTGGCGCTCTGATCCCACCACACCAAAAGGTCTACAAGATCAGGTATATGCACACAAATAATTATTTGATACATGTAATTGATAATTAAATTGGTCAATTTAATACTTCTACAACTAATTAAGGATATGTACCATCATAAGACACTGCCCTCTCGTCTATGCAGGCAGGCTTACTGTTTTTCATAGCCGTGTTTTGGGGTTTCTTTCCTGTGTTTACTGCCATCTTCACATTCCCTCAAGAGAGGGCAATGTTGAACAAGGAGCGTGCAGCTGACATGTACAAGCTCAGTGCATACTTCTTGGCCAGAACGACAAGTGATCTGCCACTAGACCTTTTCCTCCCAGTCATATTTATGGTGATTGTCTACTTCATGGCAGGCCTCAAAGCAAGTGCCATGCGTTTCTTTCTTAGCATGTTGACCGTCTTTCTCAGCATCATTGCTGCTCAGGTATGGCAGTCAAAACAGGTTCAGTCATACAATCAATGCCCATGACATCTCTTATATTGCTGTTTGTGAACTAAGTAAACCTAGATATTTGATATTCTGGAAGTTTTTTATGTTATTTAACCATGTGGCCACCATACATGCACTAGTTAAAACAGACTTTATTTTGGATTAGTAAAACAGAACGAACATCTACTACCTCTGTACCAAAATATAAGACGCTTTTGTAGGCTAAACTACCTACAAAATGTCTTATATTTTGATACGGAGGGAGTAGGTCGTAAGGGATTTGTTTCTCTCGAAATAAATAGATGGCAAGCAATTTTTTTCCTCGGAAAGAAGCACACCGTTTTCTAGTCTATCATTCCATCAGATGTGTTGCCTATTAGTAAGGGAAAAGGTTTCCTAATCTACATGATAATATTACATGATGCCTCAAAAGAACATTAACACTGATTTGAAATCTATGACTCAAGAAGGGGGTTGTATGCAGGGACTAGGACTGGCAATTGGAGCTACCCTCTTGGATATCAAGAAGGCGACTACTCTAGCTTCAGTCACAGTCATGACATTCATGCTAGCAGGAGGGTTCTTTGTAAAGGTGAGAGCAAGTACTATTCAAACCTATCAACCGATACAAAGCTGAatttttactactccctccgtcccaaaatgaGTGTCTTTGGTTCAGTACAactttagtactccctccgtccggaattacttgtcacaagaatgaatgtatctagatgtattttagttctagatacatttATTTCTATGTGTTTTTGCGACAAGTAATTCCAGACGGAGGGAGTGTTATGGAAGGGGCAAGGCTGAATTATTGCTTCTTGAACAAACATATGTCTTCAATCTTGTAATAACTAGCATATGGCTTGGGTTACTGACAATTTGCCCTCCTTTCCCCTCTAATCTGCAGAGGGTTCCGCCATTCATATCCTGGCTCCGGTACCTGTCCTTCAACTACCACACGTACAGGCTGCTGCTGAAGGTGCAGTACGACCCCGTGCCGGACATCCTGATGACCTCCGTACCTCTGGATAACGGCGTGACCGAAGTCGGGGCCCTGGTCGCGATGATCATCGGGTACCGGGTGCTGGCCTACCTGTCCCTCAGGCGAGTGAAGGCTTCGAACGGCTAGCAGGTCAAGTGAACTGGAGGGCGCTCCTAGTTCTTACCGGCTGTTTTTGATTGCATGTAGGGAAGTCTGTATTTATATTTGCGCCACGAGAAGATGGATCTTTTTTTCCCACTGTTCTGTCTTTCTGCTACGTCCAGAGCGCGAGAAATGCACTGCCTGTTGCTAGTTGACTCGTGGAACAGATTAATGTGAACATCGAGCAAGAAGTGGTAGCAAGTGCTAGCCATTAACTGTCTTCTGAATGTTGACACCACATGTTTTAAGTGGTTATTGGAATGTTACAGTGAAGCCGGCGACCTCAAATCCAAAACATGCACCGACAGTTTTAAAACTTACACCAGCAAGTTCAAaaacttactactccctccgttccaaaataaatgactcgactttgtactaactttaatacaaaattagtataaagttgggtcatctattttggaacggagggagtacctctGTTTCTAAATGTTAAGATCTTTTGGCAATTTAAATTGAACTGCCAAAACGCCTTATATTTAAGAACAGTGGATATAGCTTTTAGTGTTGCATGATGTTGTATGAATTTAGGGTGTCAATTTTGATGTATGTGTTGTAGCAGACGGAAAATAATGGGTGACCAGGTCCTCTCAACGGAGAGGCCCAGACATACGAGGGGTCATTTTTATGGTATGCGGCTGTAAATGCCCTTACATGACTGGTCGCCCTATGCGTTGGAGAAGTACAAATGTTCACGTGTGGCCACCCTCTGCAATTAAATCATGTTGTGTTTCTTGTCAAAATCACCTCTTGACTAATGAACATTCCAAACTGTGAGCAGTGAAACTTTATTTCTACTCCCTCTGATCCATATTAATTGTTGCTGATTTAGTACAAATCGAAGGAAGTATTGTCATTCAGGTAAAACACAAGTAAAAACTTGGTTTTTAACCAGTTTTTACTAAATGTTCAATTGTGTTTCAACTAAATGGGAAGGCAGGTTGCTCGGAAAAAGAGGGGAAAACACGAGCCAAAAAAACACGTCCTCTTTGGAATATATAGACAACAATGGCAATGTTAACACTGACTCTAACCGGCCTGAGACTGACGAGTTTAGTTACTTTTTACAAATTAACTGAGTTCTAAGACCCATAATACCAAGATGACGCATAAATACAACACAAACAGTAGAGCATGTTGGACGGGTATCACTAACATGGCAGTACGGTTTCTGACAATTTTAGGTCAATATCTTTAATTTACAGGAGCCCAGGCCTCTCGCAGAGTAGctgctttttttttcttttttttccagGGATCGCAGAGTCTCAGTGCTCCATGTACTGGTGTGCCGGCGGGGTTATCTTTGTCTTCCCTCCTGCAGGACATTCAAAATAATGTTCCATAAAGCAAAGCAATTTGAATTGTTTCTATCCTAAGCAATGAGACTTCAGTATTGTATCAGCTTGATTATATATAAAATTTTCTGTCATAAGTTTGTCAAGAGCACATTTTGAACAATGCTAGTGCCTGTTCGGATCCTCTCCGCTCCTCAACTGCGCTCCCGAAGCGGGCGGAGCGACGCCGAACGCACCAACTCCATGGAGTCAAAAGAGTGGAGCGGAACAGCATGCAGCTCATTTTCACAGAGTGGCTAAAACCGAGCTCCTATATCAGTCCTAACACCTATCACATGCTTGAGTAAGAACTGAAAATCATAGTCCATGGTTGACTGGTGCGCATGGGAATAGGAAACTCACCGTATGCACCACGAATCTCTACTTCGCGCCATTCTTGAACAAGAGCACAGCAACAGCACATCACATGTGAAAGGAAATCGTCACAACACCCTCCCTGTCAGCAGCATACAAAATCAGAAGTTCAGGTACTATGCAGGGCTGTGAGTTTAATAGTATATATGAACACTCTGGCAGGTAGTGTTAGGGACTTATATCAAACGTACGATACTAGCACTGGACAAAGAGATATGGTATTATTTAAGTTACTCTATTAATAATCATAAACCAGATGTTTCCCTGACATAATCTAGTTTGGCAATCAGTTAACTGTGCGTGTCCTCCGCAAAAAAAAAGTGTGTAACATGGACAGTCCCTGGTGTGTGTTTcggggaaggggggggggggggtataaATCAACTGGTAGCAATAAATTTAGATGTCCAGGAATATTTACCGCAATATTTAGCCTTTGACGAAGCTTTCTCCTTACACAGCAAGTGTAACAGCAACAAGACAATACGAGGGAGTACGCCATAATATCATTGCAGGCTTCTCCCGAAGCTGACAACAGCACAAAGTAACTATGTAAATCAGTCTTAGTTTACAGGGTAATTAGGTTCACATAAGGTGTGACTGCATTATTTTTAGAAGTAAACCTGATGCATAAGATCTTTGCTGCCATGGAAAATTTGATTTATAAGATGCTCAGTACATTAGAAGATTTGGCAAATGGTTAACTGATAAAAAAAAGGTGTGTGGGAATTTGCTTGTCATAACTCTGCACAGCTGATGTAATGACTTTTAGAGAATATTCTTACACATGGGCTTGTTCTTGGCGATTGAAGCAATCCTTGAGAATGTTCCACATGGAAAAAAGAAGGTCTTCAGACCTGTGTTATCACAAGCAGACAAACAGCAAGAAAAATATGTAAGAATCATTGCGAATTTGCGATCACTCATAAGCATTAATTATACCTCCTCCCATATTGTTTTTCATAATTTCAGGGCATTATCTGAAGAAGTACTCCTATTAAGAATAGAACATCCTAGAGCCATTTCTGTTATATTTTTTCAGTTTAATATGCATTCCACTGCATGGATTTCAATATTGCGTTCAGATTAAAATGCCCCAACATATTGTGCCGAACTATGCCATCAGTGGTTATCAGTACGTTAGAGAGTGATCTCTAACAAAAGTGAATATCTATGCTTGAAATAGCATGAACAGAACTACAAAGATAAAATAAAAACCATCAGTTCAATAGTGAGCATAATGATTAAATTTCCACTATACACTGAGAAAAAAGTAGACATACACAGAGCTGGCTCTGAACAGCAACCAAGTAAATCTGCATGCCACTCATCACTGTATGATGCTGTACTCGAGACCAGATCATGGTTGTAGGGAACAGGTGAAGAACTCCTGCATACAATGAAAACTATCAAGGGTCTTATAGTATGGAAGTTCAGTTTGTGGAGGGTAACCTTCAAAACATCATACAAGAGCCCAGTTCTCTTCTATCAGATCAGACAAATTGATGTACCAACTAATAGATTTTAAAATTTTAAACCAGGCACACAAATTCATGACTCCCAAATGGTGTATTACTTTTGTGTTCTTTGAAACGGTATCATACATAAACAGGCACCAACAGAGTCTTAGCTAAACTTACTAACCGTGGTGCAATATAGGCATCTTTTTGCTTCTTTGGGGAGTCATCATCATACGATTTTGCACTGTCTTCGTTAACTTTTGTGCACTTTGAATTGGTTTTCTTGGTAACCTTGGCATCTGTACTTTCCTCTGGAATAGAACTTG encodes:
- the LOC125552681 gene encoding ABC transporter G family member 22-like: MDSIMERPMVDGNGGAIGRSKSDQLPPAPASASTAQSLSRTASAETVLSTADVASLSRKSSFGKRSASGGSGAGGNSHGHGRSHIRKSRSAQLKLDMEDLVSSGAALSRASSASLGFSFTFTGFTPPPQDMMSSAELAPFSDDDVDLEAAGATRRKSLMAEPTLPIYLKFAEVKYRVAVKGTPREILSGISGSASPGEVLAMMGPSGSGKTTLLSMLGGRATAADGCISYNDEPFGKSLKRRIGFVTQDDVLFTHLTVKETLTYAALLRLPRTMTREQKKERAMDIIYELGLERCQDTMIGGSFVRGVSGGERKRVCIGNEIIINPSLLFLDEPTSGLDSTTALRIVQLLHDIAETGKTVITTIHQPSSRLFHKFDKLILLGRGSLLYFGKTAEAMPYFSSIGCNPLIAMNPAEFLLDLANGNTNDVSVPSELDDKVHMENQNLQDTNSKINLRPSAQDVHEYLVDAYEHRVAYKEKKKLLAPLPISDDMKATITSSKREWGTNWCQQYSILFCRGLKERRHDYLSWMRITQVIATSVILGLLWWRSDPTTPKGLQDQAGLLFFIAVFWGFFPVFTAIFTFPQERAMLNKERAADMYKLSAYFLARTTSDLPLDLFLPVIFMVIVYFMAGLKASAMRFFLSMLTVFLSIIAAQGLGLAIGATLLDIKKATTLASVTVMTFMLAGGFFVKRVPPFISWLRYLSFNYHTYRLLLKVQYDPVPDILMTSVPLDNGVTEVGALVAMIIGYRVLAYLSLRRVKASNG